In Pseudomonas campi, the sequence CCTGCCGCGCTACGCCCACCTGCTGGATGAAGCCGTGGCCGGCTGCCAGGGCGATCTGGGCCTGGCCTGTGACCGCTTCGGCGTGGCCGTCGGCCAGGAGATCCTCAAGGTGATTCCGGGGCGCATCTCCACCGAAGTGGACGCGCGCCTGTCCTTCGACACCCAGGCCACCCTGCGCCGCGCCGAGCGCATCATTGGTCTGTATGACCAGGCCGGCATCGGCCGCGAGCGCGTGCTGATCAAGATCGCCTCCACCTGGGAAGGCATCCGCGCCGCCGAGCAGCTGGAAAAAGCCGGCATCCAGTGCAACCTGACCCTGCTGTTCTCCTTCGCCCAGGCAGTGGCCTGCGCCGATGCCGGGGTATTCCTCATCTCGCCCTTCGTCGGGCGCATCTACGACTGGTACAAGAAGGCCGAGGGCCGCGACTTCGTCGGCGCTGAAGACCCGGGCGTGCAGTCGGTGGCGCGCATTTACCAGTACTACAAGGCCAACGGCTACCAGACCGTGGTGATGGGCGCGAGCTTCCGCAACCTGGGCCAGATCGAACAACTGGCCGGCTGCGATCGCCTGACTATCAGCCCGGACCTGCTGCAGCAACTGAGCGATGACCAGGGCGAGCTGCCGCGCCTGCTCAATGCCGGCAGCGGTGAAGCCCGCCAGAGCCTGGACGAGAACAGCTTCCGCTGGGCCCTCAACGAAGACGCCATGGCCACCGAGAAGCTCGCCGAGGGCATTCGCCTGTTCGCCCGTGACCAGGAAAAGCTCGAGGCGCTGCTCGCCGCGCGGGCTTGAATGCCATCTGAAGGGGGCGCTTCGCAGTGGAAGCTGCTCCCACCGGGCGTGACGGAGAATGCGTCAGGCAATAAAAAGGGCGACCCTGGGGTCGCCCTTTTTGTAGTGCTGAACGTCAGCTGCGTTCCAGCGCACTCACCAGGTCATGGAACGCCTCGCGATTGGAGTCGTTGAGGCCCATGAGGATGCGGTGCGCTTCCAGCACCTTGGCCTTGACCACCGCTTCCGAATGATCCTGCGACGGCAGGTCATCCAGGGACTCCGGACAAGGGATCGGCTGGTTGACGATATTGAACACCTGATCGAAACCCATCGACTGCAGCAGCCGGGTGATATCCGCGTGGGTGGTCACCACGGTCGGCAACAGGCCGATCTTTTGCCGCGACAGGATCGAGAGCTTGGCCAGCAGGCCCAGCGTGGTGCTATCGATGCTGCGGGTTTCCGTCAGATCGATAACGATCGCCGAAAAATTCAGCGCCGTGAAGATTTTTTCGATTGTGGAGTCCAGCGCCGAGCACAAGGTCAGGCGCACTTCACCGATGAACTTCAGGACGAAGGTACCGTCCTTCTCGGCAAACTGGATTCTACCGGGGCTATTCCCAGGATTCATGCAAGGTTCCTGCTCAACACCAGCAAGGCGATATCATCGGGCATCTCGCCCAGATTGGCCAGCCCGAGGACCTGACGCAGCCCATCGAGCGTACCGCCGGCCGAGCTTATCAGCTGCGGCAATACGGCTTCCTTCTCTTTGAGTGTATCGCCGGGCAAAAGATCCAGAATGCCGTCTGACAGCAGGGTCAGGCTGAATGACTTCGGCAGGTCCATTTGCAGATCGCTGTAGACCGCTTCATTGAACAGACCGACCGGCAGGCCGCGGCCCTCCAGATAGTGGGCCTGACCTTCGCTGTACAACACCGGCAGCGGCAAGTGCCCGCCAATGCTGTAGGTCAGCTTGCCGCTCTGCTCATCGATCACCCCGCCGAGCATGGTCACGTGCTTGCCCAGCTTGCAGTTGATCAGGCCCCGGTTGATATGAGCCAGGACATCGGAAGGCTTGAATTCGGGTAACAGACCACCGCGGCGCGACTCGTACAACAGACGAGTGGTCATGAATTTCAGCAGCACGGTGACGAAGGCCGAGGAGGCGCCGTGACCCGATACGTCGGCCAGATAGAAGCCTATGCGCCGCTCATCGACCCGGAAGTAATCGACGAAGTCACCCGACAGGTACAACGACGGAATGATCTGGTGGGCGAACTCCAGCCCGTCGACCCGCCAAGGGGTCAGCGGCAGCATGTTCATCTGCACCTGGCGCCCGGCGTTCTGGTCTTCCTGCAACAGGTGCAGGCTGGCCTGCAGCTCGCGGTTGGCGGTTTCCAGCTTCTCGCGGTAGCGCTGGTTCTCCAGGCGCAGATGAGTACGGTCGAGCGCGCGGCGCACCGAGTGCTCGAGTACGGCGAGGTCTTCCAGGGGCTTGATCAGGTAGTCGGCGGCACCCAGGCGCAGGGCCTCGACGGCATCGCTCATCACCCCGGCACCGGAGACCACGATCACCGGTACTTCGGTGTTGAGCACATTGATTCGGCGGATCAGTTCGAGGCCATCGACCTGCGGCATGCGCAAATCGCAGATGACCAGATCGGGGCGCTGCAGCTCGAAGACTTCCAGCCCCTGCAAGCCATTAGAGGCCTGCAGGACAGTGAACCCGCTGTCCTCGAGGTAGGCGGCGAGGCTGGCACGAACCACCTCGTCATCATCAATAATCAGCAGCTTGGCGCTGGGATTGTGCATGCAGTATCCAGGCAAACGACGCCGGAGAGGGAGTTGGCGATGGGTGTTCGGAGGCTTCCGCACACGATCATTTCACGGCGCAGACGGTACTCCCATCCTGCGGTCGATTCAAGCCGGTGCCGATTGTCGCCCGGCGACTTTACACCTCAAATCCGCGGGGGTTATAACGACCTGCGGGAGAACCCATAAAACAAGAGGACAGGGTCCATGAGCCAAAGCGATCGTGCCTACAGCGAGAAACGTGACTTCATCCGCATGCGACTGGAAGCCCCAGTCACCCTGCACATTGATGGCAGCGTCATACCCGCCCTGTGCCTCGACCTGTCGAGCACCGGCATGCAACTGGAAGCAGAGTGCAGCGTAACCATGGGCCAGAAGGTCAACGTGCATATCGCCTCCGATCACAACGAGCTGCAGGGGCTCAATGCCGAAAGCGAAGTGATGCGCATCATCGACCTGGGCGATGGGCGCCAATCCATCGGGCTGGCCATCCTGTCGATGACCTGAGTTACATCCGGACATGAAAAAGGCGGCCTAGGCCGCCTTTTTCGTTTACCTGCCGACGATCAAAAATCGTCGACCACTTCACCGTCCTGCACGCGGAATTCGCGATTCTGCAGGTAGGCGTTGCGGATAAAGATGTACTTGTCGCCACTGACCATCTTCTCGGCCTCAAGCAGGCTGGCGCGGATATCGATGACATTGACGCCCCGGGTGACGTTGCGGGTCGGCACATGGTCGATGTAGGGGTACATGCCCAGGTAGCTGTCCGGAATCTTCGCCCCGGCATCCCGCACGCTGCTCGGCCCCATGAACGGCAGCACCAGGTACGGGCCACTGTTCAGGCCCCAGGCACCCAGGGTCTGACCGAAGTCTTCGTCGCTGCGCTGCAGGCCCATGTGGGTCGCCACGTCGAAGAAGCCCAGCACGCCGAAGGTGGTGTTGAAGATCAGGCGACCGGTATCCACGCCCGCATCATGCACCTTGCCTTGCAGCAGGTTGTTGGCCAGGTTGCCGACATCGCCAATATTGCCGAAGACGTTGTGCACGCCCTCTTCGAGAAACTGCGGGGTCACGGCCTGATAGCCCTGCGCCAATGGCTTCAGCGCGTAGGTATCAACGGTGTCATTGAAGCGGAACACCGGACGATTGAAGGACTCCCACGGATCATCTTCAGAGGCCTGCACCAGTGCCGGAACCAGCACCAGGGTGGCACAGGCACACAAACGACCCAGACGCTCGATCCAGCTTACAGCAGCCATACGCATTTGCAGTCTCTCCATGGCATCAGTAGTGTGGCGGCCCACGGCCAGCCCATCAGGTCGCGCAGTATAAACAGCCCGGCCTCTTAAGACAGCAGCATAGCGGACGAACCCATGACGGAAAAACGCCTTCTGCACACCGCCCATATCCCGGTTCGCTGGGGCGATATGGACAACTACGGCCACGTCAACAACACCGTCTATCTCGAATATGTGCAGGAAGCCCGCGTCGAGTGGTTCGCCCTCGTCGGCATTGCCATCGACCATGCACCGCAGGGGCCGGTCGTCCTGCAGACCCTGCACACCTACCTCAAGCCGGTGGTGCATCCGGCTACCGTGGTCATCGAACTCTATGCCGGCGCGGTCGGGCGCAGCAGCCTGGTGGTCGAGCATCGCCTGAGCACCCGCGAAGATCCGCACAACTGCTACGGCGAAGGCCATTGCAAGCTGGTGTGGATCGACCATGCCAGCAACGCCTCGGTGCCGGTGCCCGACAGCCTGCGCAGTGTCATGGGCGCCTGAGAGGCTGAAACCTCGGCGTCACTGAAACGTCATCGATATGGACTAGCCTGCCCCGTGAATCCCGGGAACCCACGTCATGCCCAGCCCCAACGCAGCCCCCACATTCAATGCCTTGCTGTTCGGCCTCTCCGGCTGCCTGGTGGACTTCGGCGCCCGCACCTTGCCGGTTGCCCTCGCCCACACCGCCGGCCCGCTGGATGACGCCGCCTTGCTGGCCAGCGCTGCCGAACATGCGGAATGCCTGCCGGGTGTCAGTGAACTGCTCGCCCAGGTACAGCGCCAGCAACTGCCGGCGGCCTGGCTCGACGAATTACCGCCAGCCGCCAGCGCCCGCCTGGCCGCTGCCCTGCCCGCCTGGCTTGAAGCCGGGCAGCATGGCGCTGGTCGCCCCTGGCCGGCACCGGACAGCATCTGGCAGGCCCTCAGCGGCCTGCAGGTCGACCGTCTGCACAGCTGCGTGCTGATCGCCAGCGAACCGCGCCTGCTGCAAGCCGGGCTCAATGCCGGACTGTGGTGCATCGGCCTGGCCACCTGCGGCTCGCTGTGCGGCCTGGCCCTGGGCGACTGGCAAGCCCTGCCGAGCACTGAGCGCGAGAAGCTGCGGGTCGAAGCGACCCTGCAGCTCTATCGCCTCGGCGCGCACTCGGTGATCGATCACCCGAGTGAAGTGCCGGCCTGCCTGGAAGATCTCGCCATGCGCCGGCAGAAAGGCGAAAAACCCTGAGCGCTTTTGATCCCGATCAGGCAAGAGCGCGCGAGCTGGATTAACCTTCAAACAAAGGGACGGACCTTTGCTGTCGGGCGAGGGTCCACTTTGTTGTCTTGAAGGAGAGAAACCATGCCCGCACGCCTGCAGCAACATCTTCAGCAACTGCGCGACGAGCTCGCCACCGATATCCCGCTGGACGTGAACGACCGCGCCGCCCTGCTCGAACTGATGCAGGAGATCGACCTGAAACTGGCCAAGGAGCTGGCCAGCGCGCCGGATGCCAGCCTGGTCGATGGCGTCAACCTGGCCGTGGAGCGCTTCGAAAGCCAGCACCCGACCCTCGCCGGCACCCTGCGCAATATCCTGCAAAGCCTGGCCAATATGGGGATCTGAGTACCCACCCCGGATTGCATCCGGGCTACCAAAGAGAAGCCCGCAGCATGCGGGTGCTGTTCATCTAAGAAAAACGCCGCGCCTGCTTCGCACAGCCCCGGCGTTTTTCTTTGCCCACTCAGTGTCCGGCGGCGCCTCAGTCGTAGCCTGGATGCAATCCGGGAAGCAGGCAGCTCCGCTCCCGGATTGCATCCGGGCTACAAACCCTAAGCGCTTTACTCCCCTCTCCCGTTTACGGGAGACGACTGCATGGATGCAGGAGGTAGGGCGACGCAGGAAGCCAAAGCCGAGGGGCCGGGGGAGAGGGTCAGGCAGGCCGCTTGTAGTGGTCAAGTGCGCCCCTCTCCCCAACCCTCTCCCTAACCCTCTTGTATGTTCGAAACTTGAAGGGGTGGTGGGACCGACAAGCCAAATCTGACTCTAGCCAGTACAGACCGTGGGAGACCTCGCCCCACCTCTTCAACCAAAGAGCGCCGATAAAGAATGCATCGGGAAAACCGACGATAGAGGCAAGCCAGCGCGCTTTGGTAAAAGCCCCAACAAGCCCTGAAAACCTAGCGTGGAGGATTGTTCATGACAACCATCACTTCGCAAACGGTCGCAGGTGTCGATGTGGCCAAGACTGAACTGGTCGTCTATCGCGCAGACCTGCAAGAAACCCTTATCGTCATCAACGAGCTTGGTCCGATCAAGAAGTGGCTGAGATCGTTGCCCAAAGGCAGTTTGATCGCCCTGGAAGCCACGAGCTCTTATCACATACAAACGGTGGAGTTGGCTCATGCGATGGGCCATACGCTTTACGTGATCGACGGCTACCGCCTTAGCAACTACCGCAAAGGTACCGGCGGAAGGTCCAAAACCGACTTCTCTGATGCTCGCCTTTTAGCTCGTTACCTAACCAACGAACTTGAAGACCTGCGTCCGTGGAGCCCGCCACCTAAGGGCTTTAGCAAGCTTCAGGGGCTGATGCGTAAAAGAAGCCAACTGGTACAAATCAAGGTTGCCCTGAATCAGAGCTGGGCAGACGAGCCGATGCTCAAACGCCAGCTTAAAGAGCTACTGGCGGTAATAGCGAAGGTGG encodes:
- a CDS encoding acyl-CoA thioesterase, translated to MTEKRLLHTAHIPVRWGDMDNYGHVNNTVYLEYVQEARVEWFALVGIAIDHAPQGPVVLQTLHTYLKPVVHPATVVIELYAGAVGRSSLVVEHRLSTREDPHNCYGEGHCKLVWIDHASNASVPVPDSLRSVMGA
- a CDS encoding PilZ domain-containing protein codes for the protein MSQSDRAYSEKRDFIRMRLEAPVTLHIDGSVIPALCLDLSSTGMQLEAECSVTMGQKVNVHIASDHNELQGLNAESEVMRIIDLGDGRQSIGLAILSMT
- a CDS encoding transposase; amino-acid sequence: MTTITSQTVAGVDVAKTELVVYRADLQETLIVINELGPIKKWLRSLPKGSLIALEATSSYHIQTVELAHAMGHTLYVIDGYRLSNYRKGTGGRSKTDFSDARLLARYLTNELEDLRPWSPPPKGFSKLQGLMRKRSQLVQIKVALNQSWADEPMLKRQLKELLAVIAKVDTQIQKMLHTLIEEAGLTSQVRRCEGIEGVGPLTAAALATSFSRGDFKSSDAFIAFLGLDLRVSDSGQKTGRRRLSKRGDSEPRRLLHNASMAASRSDIWKPVYERYLARGLKATQVYVIMARKIARVAFALMKNQSEYQPAGMEGVA
- the rssB gene encoding two-component system response regulator RssB, whose translation is MHNPSAKLLIIDDDEVVRASLAAYLEDSGFTVLQASNGLQGLEVFELQRPDLVICDLRMPQVDGLELIRRINVLNTEVPVIVVSGAGVMSDAVEALRLGAADYLIKPLEDLAVLEHSVRRALDRTHLRLENQRYREKLETANRELQASLHLLQEDQNAGRQVQMNMLPLTPWRVDGLEFAHQIIPSLYLSGDFVDYFRVDERRIGFYLADVSGHGASSAFVTVLLKFMTTRLLYESRRGGLLPEFKPSDVLAHINRGLINCKLGKHVTMLGGVIDEQSGKLTYSIGGHLPLPVLYSEGQAHYLEGRGLPVGLFNEAVYSDLQMDLPKSFSLTLLSDGILDLLPGDTLKEKEAVLPQLISSAGGTLDGLRQVLGLANLGEMPDDIALLVLSRNLA
- the tal gene encoding transaldolase encodes the protein MTSKLDQLKQYTTVVADTGDLDAISRLKPVDATTNPSLLLKAAALPRYAHLLDEAVAGCQGDLGLACDRFGVAVGQEILKVIPGRISTEVDARLSFDTQATLRRAERIIGLYDQAGIGRERVLIKIASTWEGIRAAEQLEKAGIQCNLTLLFSFAQAVACADAGVFLISPFVGRIYDWYKKAEGRDFVGAEDPGVQSVARIYQYYKANGYQTVVMGASFRNLGQIEQLAGCDRLTISPDLLQQLSDDQGELPRLLNAGSGEARQSLDENSFRWALNEDAMATEKLAEGIRLFARDQEKLEALLAARA
- a CDS encoding VacJ family lipoprotein — its product is MRMAAVSWIERLGRLCACATLVLVPALVQASEDDPWESFNRPVFRFNDTVDTYALKPLAQGYQAVTPQFLEEGVHNVFGNIGDVGNLANNLLQGKVHDAGVDTGRLIFNTTFGVLGFFDVATHMGLQRSDEDFGQTLGAWGLNSGPYLVLPFMGPSSVRDAGAKIPDSYLGMYPYIDHVPTRNVTRGVNVIDIRASLLEAEKMVSGDKYIFIRNAYLQNREFRVQDGEVVDDF
- a CDS encoding HAD family phosphatase; its protein translation is MPSPNAAPTFNALLFGLSGCLVDFGARTLPVALAHTAGPLDDAALLASAAEHAECLPGVSELLAQVQRQQLPAAWLDELPPAASARLAAALPAWLEAGQHGAGRPWPAPDSIWQALSGLQVDRLHSCVLIASEPRLLQAGLNAGLWCIGLATCGSLCGLALGDWQALPSTEREKLRVEATLQLYRLGAHSVIDHPSEVPACLEDLAMRRQKGEKP
- a CDS encoding DUF4404 family protein translates to MPARLQQHLQQLRDELATDIPLDVNDRAALLELMQEIDLKLAKELASAPDASLVDGVNLAVERFESQHPTLAGTLRNILQSLANMGI
- the rssC gene encoding anti-sigma factor antagonist RssC produces the protein MNPGNSPGRIQFAEKDGTFVLKFIGEVRLTLCSALDSTIEKIFTALNFSAIVIDLTETRSIDSTTLGLLAKLSILSRQKIGLLPTVVTTHADITRLLQSMGFDQVFNIVNQPIPCPESLDDLPSQDHSEAVVKAKVLEAHRILMGLNDSNREAFHDLVSALERS